Proteins encoded together in one Oenanthe melanoleuca isolate GR-GAL-2019-014 chromosome 7, OMel1.0, whole genome shotgun sequence window:
- the LOC130255277 gene encoding maestro heat-like repeat-containing protein family member 6 — protein MAEKRQGMSGEKSNKGSSASPAKQPNAAPRSQDGKKKTEEQDPGQGCFRRALESFLKFTGKREKTTENPCILCSEPTDASTASTECAEMSNYIVKADQVPAMVRIMHERLASPETVDVRLFMNILRMAEEHPASVVLTLLRCAPTCDRAASMMWRTISSSKSTLEKVLPTLLCVIEDWPMHSMFTSDGDDTNVFALAATLVLWVMVQVPKSHEAMYIYAPHLLVALLAQIFDSTVHGTEEVDTFWTQCQAEHNFQTNPSRFALQTLKSLLCRLRCDNVVMAMERKLGWDTLLCAETQHYATGLLAREMHRDLILLCSRIACHLLGMLSTARHRWDLPFLAFLVEVLDCLDLCGCRDGVLEMMSRYLQSECKERRRLALRGLVVLIKDTSMARRIGMLSQRLVELLGDADGEVVRMSLSVFINVLHYKGIMVSCTTAPRLAEALLPLIDHDNSHVRVLSIQLFQKVMDLVVDEGKKPTKRIVSESLLPLFLHCHEENQRLAEASMQTLLHAAGFLKKRGLKQVVKKEKLWKFAKRLLAEDRSRAAEHLRQALLYLQCPQEPLREAAVRFIGMAGRSLRGQPGELQVLNEALQAMSQDESPSSSNLEMQAIFGTRCAELRSSTGFDDPLSQEQYQETVRRTPSLTVNGDPDTADAVPS, from the exons ATGGCAGAGAAACGCCAAGGCATGTCCGGAGAGAAGAGTAACAAAGGCTCTTCAGCTTCCCCAGCAAAGCAGCCTAATGCGGCGCCACGGTCCCAGGATG GGAAGAAGAAGACAGAAGAGCAGGACCCAGGCCAAGGCTGCTTCCGCAGAGCACTGGAG tCGTTTCTGAAGTTCACGGGCAAGCGTGAAAAGACCACAGAGAATCCTTGCATATTGTGCTCCGAGCCAACTGATGCTAGCACAGCATCAACTGAATGCGCAGAAATGTCTAATTACATAGTGAAGGCTGACCAG GTGCCAGCCATGGTGAGGATCATGCACGAGAGACTTGCGTCACCTGAGACTGTTGATGTCAGGCTATTCATGAACATTCTGAGGATGGCTGAAGAACACCCTGCTAGTGTGGTGCTGACCCTCCTGCGCTGTGCCCCAACGTGTGACAG agctgcttcaaTGATGTGGAGAACCATAAGCTCATCAAAATCAACACTGGAGAAGGTGCTGCCaactctgctctgtgtgatAGAGGATTGGCCTATGCACAGCATGTTCACCTCGGATGGGGATGACACCAATGTTTTTGCCCTGGCT GCAACTCTGGTGCTCTGGGTGATGGTCCAGGTGCCCAAGAGCCATGAGGCAATGTACATTTATGCCCCCCACCTCCTCGTGGCTCTGTTAGCTCAAATTTTTGACAGCACCGTGCATGGAACTGAGGAGGTTGACACCTTTTGGACACAATGCCAGGCAGAACACAACTTTCAAACAAACCCCAGCAG gtttgcaCTGCAGACACTGAAGTCCCTGCTCTGCCGACTGCGGTGTGACAATGTGGTGATGGCCATGGAGCGCAAGCTTGGCTGGGACACgctgctgtgtgctgagacCCAGCACTATGCCACAGGTCTGCTGGCCAG ggagatgCACCGTGATTTGATCCTCTTGTGTTCCCGCATTGCATGCCACCTGCTTGGGATGCTTAGCACAGCACGGCATCGTTGGGATCTGCCCTTCCTGGCATTCCTTGTGGAG GTCCTGGATTGCCTGGACTTGTGTGGATGTAGGGATGGTGTTCTGGAGATGATGTCAAGGTACCTGCAGAGCGAGTGCAAGGAGAGGCGTCGCCTGGCGCTCAGAGGCCTTGTGGTGCTCATCAAGGATACCTCCATG GCCAGAAGAATAGGCATGCTGTCTCAACGGcttgtggagctgctgggtgatgCAGATGGAGAAGTGGTCAGGATGTCCCTCTCTGTCTTCATAAATGTTCTCCATTACAAGGGTATCATGGTATCTTGCACAACCGCCCCAAGGCTGGCTGAGGCGCTCCTACCACTCATTGACCAC GACAACAGCCATGTGCGGGTGCTCTCCATTCAACTTTTTCAAAAGGTGATGGACTTGGTTGTGGACGAGGGAAAAAAGCCCACGAAAAGAATAGTGAGCGAGAGTCTGCTGCCACTCTTCTTGCACTGCCATGAGGAGAACCAGCGCCTGGCAGAG gcctCTATGCAAACGCTGCTTCATGCAGCCGGGTTCCTGAAGAAGAGGGGTCTGAAGCAGGTAGTTAAGAAGGAGAAGCTATGGAAGTTCGCCAAACGCCTG ctggcagaggacaggagccGAGCGGCCGAGCACCTGCGCCAGGCCCTGCTGTACCTGCAGTGCCCACAGGAGCCCCTGCGAGAGGCGGCCGTCAGGTTTATCG GGATGGCCGGGCGGAGCTTGAgggggcagccaggagagctccaggtTCTCAATGAGG CCCTTCAAGCCATGAGCCAAGATGAAAGCCCATCATCCAGTAACCTGGAAATGCAAGCAATTTTTGGAACAAGATGTGCAGAACTAAGGTCATCTACTGGATTCGATGATCCACTTTCCCAAGAACAGTACCAGGAGACAGTGAGGAGAACACCGTCACTCACTGTCAACGGAGATCCAGACACGGCTGATGCTGTACCCAGCTGA